A window of Sphingomonas sp. Leaf357 contains these coding sequences:
- a CDS encoding DUF2252 family protein, translated as MNQQRDTRSADLENIRTLKMARSTHAYVRGNTIKFYAWLAQSRAGKRLPVGPPIWICGDCHLGNLGPVADASGNVAVQIRDLDQSVIGNPAHDLIRLGLSLATAARGSDLPGVTTARMIEHMVEGYVAAMADREEASAPEPNVVRSVRQKALGRRWRHLAEERLDDIEPKLTLGKKFWPLETEERDALEALFAEPTVTGMILSLNSREDSDRVRLVDAAYWKKGCSSLGNLRFAALVAIGGRKKHPDQYALIDLKEAVAAIAPSSARRKMPSDPATRVVTGARALAPNLGARMLPTQVLGKSMVLRELLPQDLKLEIEQFSRSEATRAARHLAYVVGRAHARQMDAHGRAEWAASIARRQGADIDAPTWLWDSVVDLTASHEAGYLEHCRRYALAQAA; from the coding sequence ATGAATCAGCAACGCGATACCCGATCGGCCGATTTGGAAAATATCCGCACGCTGAAGATGGCGCGCTCGACGCATGCGTATGTGCGGGGCAACACGATCAAATTCTACGCATGGCTGGCGCAGTCCCGCGCGGGAAAGCGGCTGCCGGTCGGCCCACCGATCTGGATCTGCGGCGATTGCCATCTCGGCAATCTCGGGCCGGTGGCCGACGCGTCCGGCAACGTGGCCGTACAGATCCGCGACCTGGATCAAAGCGTCATCGGCAACCCCGCCCATGACCTGATCCGGCTCGGCCTGTCCCTGGCGACCGCTGCGCGCGGGTCCGATCTGCCGGGCGTAACCACGGCGCGGATGATCGAACATATGGTCGAGGGCTATGTCGCGGCGATGGCGGACCGTGAGGAAGCGTCGGCACCGGAGCCGAATGTCGTGCGCTCGGTCCGCCAGAAGGCCCTGGGCCGGAGATGGCGCCATCTCGCCGAAGAGCGGCTCGACGATATCGAGCCGAAATTGACGCTGGGCAAGAAGTTCTGGCCGCTGGAGACCGAGGAGCGGGACGCCCTGGAGGCGTTGTTCGCAGAACCGACCGTGACCGGCATGATCCTGTCGTTGAACAGCCGAGAGGATAGCGACCGGGTCCGGCTGGTCGACGCGGCCTATTGGAAGAAGGGCTGCAGTTCGCTCGGCAATCTTCGGTTCGCCGCGCTGGTCGCGATCGGCGGGCGCAAGAAGCATCCCGATCAATATGCCCTGATCGACCTGAAAGAGGCCGTCGCGGCGATCGCGCCTTCCAGCGCGCGTCGCAAGATGCCGTCCGATCCTGCGACCCGGGTCGTTACGGGCGCGCGGGCGCTCGCCCCGAACCTCGGCGCGCGGATGCTGCCCACCCAGGTGCTGGGCAAATCCATGGTCTTGCGCGAATTGCTGCCGCAGGATCTGAAACTGGAAATCGAGCAGTTCTCACGGAGCGAGGCGACGCGTGCAGCGCGCCATCTCGCCTATGTCGTGGGGCGAGCACATGCCCGGCAGATGGATGCGCATGGTCGTGCCGAATGGGCGGCCTCGATCGCGCGTCGCCAAGGTGCCGACATCGATGCGCCTACCTGGCTTTGGGATAGCGTCGTCGATCTCACCGCCAGCCATGAGGCAGGCTATCTCGAGCATTGTCGGCGCTACGCTTTGGCGCAGGCAGCCTGA
- a CDS encoding DUF4142 domain-containing protein → MKTFIPLATIGLAFAVPAAAQVMPAADYVKTAGASDLFERESAQVVLQTTTNPKVKSFANMMISAHSKSTTDVKAAALRAKVAATPPMLTPAQSDMIAQLRAQTGTARDATYIAQQKTAHGQALSLQQAYATGGKAMPLKAVAMKIVPVVKHHIQMLDAM, encoded by the coding sequence GTGAAAACGTTCATTCCGCTCGCGACAATCGGCCTCGCCTTCGCCGTACCGGCCGCCGCTCAGGTCATGCCCGCCGCCGACTATGTGAAGACGGCCGGCGCAAGCGACCTGTTCGAACGCGAGTCCGCGCAGGTCGTGCTCCAAACGACCACCAATCCGAAGGTGAAGTCGTTCGCCAACATGATGATCTCCGCGCACAGCAAGAGCACCACTGACGTAAAGGCGGCCGCCCTGCGCGCGAAGGTCGCCGCCACGCCGCCGATGCTGACGCCCGCCCAGTCGGACATGATCGCCCAGTTGCGCGCGCAAACCGGCACCGCTCGCGATGCCACCTATATCGCACAGCAGAAGACGGCACATGGCCAGGCTCTGTCGCTGCAACAGGCTTATGCGACGGGCGGAAAGGCGATGCCGCTGAAGGCGGTGGCGATGAAGATCGTTCCGGTCGTCAAGCATCATATCCAGATGCTCGACGCGATGTAA
- a CDS encoding SDR family oxidoreductase, protein MTQSTRRDLLKATAATGAGIAAAPVLAQGARPVMTDPHSKYPTEPFAEQRQKWPALQRDMKPVPDSGEASYRGSGRLQGMKALVTGGDSGIGRAAVIAFSREGADVAINYYPTEEPDAQDVAKLLRAEGRKVLLIPGDLTDEKFCEQLIAKVAKGLGGLDILVNNAAYQQSKASIAEITSEQFDRTMKTNVYATFWLSKAAAPLMKAGSSIINTASVNSFNPGEELLDYATTKGAIEIFTKGLAKQLAKKGIRVNAVAPGPVWTPLQVAGGQLPGKMGEFGQDTPLGRAGQPAELASLYVTLADPGTSFTTGSVFGANGGTGSV, encoded by the coding sequence ATGACACAGTCCACGCGCCGCGATCTTTTGAAGGCCACCGCGGCCACGGGTGCCGGCATCGCCGCCGCCCCCGTTCTTGCCCAAGGTGCCCGCCCCGTGATGACCGATCCGCACTCGAAATATCCCACCGAACCGTTTGCCGAGCAGCGCCAGAAATGGCCGGCTTTGCAGCGGGACATGAAGCCCGTCCCGGATTCCGGAGAGGCCAGCTATCGTGGATCGGGCAGGCTCCAGGGGATGAAGGCGCTCGTCACCGGCGGCGATTCGGGCATCGGACGCGCCGCGGTCATTGCCTTTTCGCGCGAGGGTGCGGACGTGGCGATCAACTATTACCCGACCGAGGAACCCGATGCGCAGGATGTCGCCAAGCTGTTGCGCGCCGAGGGCCGCAAGGTGCTGCTGATCCCGGGCGATCTGACCGACGAGAAATTCTGCGAACAGTTGATCGCCAAAGTCGCCAAGGGCCTTGGCGGCCTAGACATCCTCGTGAACAACGCCGCCTACCAACAGTCGAAGGCATCGATCGCCGAGATCACCTCGGAACAGTTCGACCGCACGATGAAGACGAACGTCTACGCGACGTTCTGGCTGAGCAAGGCCGCCGCACCATTGATGAAGGCGGGATCCTCGATCATCAATACCGCGTCGGTCAATTCGTTCAATCCAGGCGAAGAACTGCTCGATTATGCTACCACCAAGGGCGCGATCGAGATCTTCACTAAGGGACTGGCGAAGCAACTGGCCAAGAAGGGTATCCGCGTGAATGCCGTAGCACCCGGGCCGGTCTGGACACCGCTCCAGGTCGCCGGCGGACAATTGCCGGGCAAGATGGGCGAATTCGGGCAGGACACCCCGCTCGGGCGCGCGGGCCAGCCGGCCGAACTCGCGTCGCTGTACGTGACGCTCGCCGACCCGGGCACCAGCTTCACCACCGGCAGCGTTTTCGGTGCGAATGGCGGGACCGGCTCGGTGTAG
- a CDS encoding SRPBCC family protein, translated as MTEVATNPNDDAPLTASKRSDAARRQAETMTDPKGDSIVARTVTINRPVAELFAYWRDFGNLATFMENVVSIDAIDDTRSHWTVRAPAGRTVGWTARVTDEARDSFIAWSSEDDADVANSGRIDFKDAGARGTVVTATIVYDPPAGIVGKVIAKLFQREPAIQARRDLRRFKQLMETGEIATSSYTREQLAKEREQ; from the coding sequence GTGACCGAGGTCGCCACCAACCCCAATGACGACGCGCCGTTGACCGCATCGAAGCGCAGCGACGCGGCCCGGCGCCAGGCCGAGACCATGACCGATCCGAAAGGGGACAGCATCGTCGCGCGTACCGTGACGATCAACCGTCCGGTCGCCGAACTGTTCGCCTACTGGCGCGACTTCGGCAATCTGGCGACGTTCATGGAGAATGTCGTATCGATCGATGCGATCGACGATACGCGATCGCATTGGACGGTCCGCGCCCCGGCCGGGAGGACGGTCGGATGGACCGCGCGCGTCACGGACGAGGCCAGGGACAGCTTCATCGCCTGGTCGTCCGAAGACGATGCCGACGTCGCGAACAGCGGGCGCATCGACTTCAAGGATGCCGGCGCACGCGGCACCGTCGTCACCGCGACGATCGTCTACGATCCTCCGGCGGGTATCGTCGGCAAGGTGATCGCCAAGCTGTTCCAGCGCGAACCGGCGATCCAGGCCCGCCGCGACCTGCGTCGCTTCAAGCAGTTGATGGAAACCGGCGAGATCGCGACCTCGTCCTACACGCGCGAACAACTCGCCAAAGAACGGGAGCAATAA
- a CDS encoding zinc-dependent alcohol dehydrogenase, translating to MRALAWHGRHDVRVDTVDDPEILNPRDCIIKVTSTAICGSDLHLYDGYIPTMQAGDILGHEFMGEVVETGPKSTLKKGQRVVVPFTIACGSCYHCGKHQYSACDNGNPADNQDIGMELYGQPMSGLFGYSHLTGGYAGGQAEYVRVPFSDVGPIVIPDGVEDEKVLFLSDILPTGWQAAENADIEPGDTVAVWGCGPVGLFAVQSAFLMGAERVIAIDHLPHRLELARKFGAETINFEESAVYEALMELTGGIGPDAVIDSVGLEAHGLFVDNVVDQIKKSTFLGTDRIHSIRQAIIACRKGGRVSMPAVYGGIVDKFPLGAFMEKGLTLKTGQTHVQHYMPALLNAIMEEKIDTTFLISHRLALEDAPKGYKMFHDDQNEVTKVVLKPDFATGQTA from the coding sequence ATGCGCGCACTGGCATGGCACGGCCGCCACGACGTTCGCGTCGATACGGTGGACGACCCCGAAATTCTCAACCCGCGCGACTGCATCATCAAGGTCACGTCGACCGCGATCTGCGGGTCGGACCTGCATCTCTACGACGGCTATATCCCGACGATGCAGGCCGGCGATATCCTCGGCCACGAATTCATGGGCGAAGTCGTCGAGACCGGCCCCAAATCCACGCTGAAGAAAGGCCAACGGGTCGTCGTGCCGTTCACGATCGCCTGTGGCAGCTGTTACCATTGCGGCAAGCATCAATATTCCGCTTGCGACAACGGCAATCCCGCCGACAATCAGGACATCGGGATGGAGTTGTACGGCCAGCCGATGTCGGGGCTGTTCGGCTACAGTCATCTGACCGGCGGCTATGCCGGCGGCCAGGCGGAATATGTCCGCGTGCCGTTCAGCGATGTCGGCCCGATCGTCATCCCGGACGGTGTGGAGGACGAGAAGGTGCTGTTCCTTTCAGACATCCTGCCGACCGGATGGCAGGCAGCCGAGAATGCCGACATCGAGCCCGGCGACACCGTCGCGGTCTGGGGTTGCGGGCCGGTCGGTCTTTTCGCAGTGCAGTCGGCATTCCTGATGGGCGCGGAACGCGTGATCGCGATCGACCATCTCCCGCATCGTCTGGAACTGGCACGGAAATTCGGTGCCGAGACGATCAATTTCGAGGAGAGTGCGGTTTACGAGGCGTTGATGGAGCTGACCGGCGGGATCGGCCCGGATGCGGTGATCGACAGCGTCGGCCTCGAAGCGCACGGCTTGTTCGTCGACAATGTCGTCGATCAGATCAAGAAATCGACGTTTCTGGGCACGGACCGCATCCATTCGATCCGCCAGGCGATCATCGCCTGCCGCAAGGGCGGGCGAGTCTCCATGCCGGCCGTCTATGGCGGGATCGTCGACAAGTTTCCGCTTGGCGCATTCATGGAAAAGGGCCTGACGCTCAAGACCGGACAGACCCACGTGCAGCATTACATGCCCGCGCTGCTCAACGCGATCATGGAAGAGAAGATCGATACGACCTTCCTGATCTCCCACCGGCTGGCGCTGGAGGATGCGCCGAAGGGCTACAAGATGTTCCACGACGACCAGAACGAGGTGACGAAGGTGGTGCTCAAGCCCGACTTCGCCACCGGACAGACAGCGTAA
- a CDS encoding SDR family NAD(P)-dependent oxidoreductase, whose amino-acid sequence MADKFAIITGASSGIGLELAKLAAADGYDLLLVADTPFVNASAGIQSNGKVDTLDADLATIEGVDRLLDAAGGRRVDLLCANAGHGLGRAFLDQDLADWRHVVDTNITGTLYLVQKVLKPMVARDEGKVLVTGSVAGYIPGAFQAVYNGTKAFVDSFTEALRNEIKDAKGVTLTTLMPGPVDTEFFERGDMMDTSVGTDPNKSDPADVAKDGWDAVMSGKPSVFSGWKTKLQGVLANVTPGSVLAEQHRKMAEPGTADS is encoded by the coding sequence ATGGCTGATAAATTCGCGATCATTACCGGTGCCTCGAGCGGCATCGGCCTAGAACTCGCCAAGCTGGCCGCCGCCGACGGCTATGATCTGCTACTGGTGGCCGACACGCCGTTCGTCAATGCCTCGGCCGGGATCCAATCGAATGGAAAGGTCGACACGCTCGATGCCGATCTCGCGACGATCGAGGGAGTCGATCGCCTGCTCGACGCGGCGGGCGGGCGCCGGGTCGATCTGCTGTGCGCCAATGCCGGCCACGGCCTCGGCCGCGCGTTCCTCGATCAGGATCTCGCGGACTGGCGACACGTGGTGGATACCAATATCACCGGCACGCTCTACCTCGTGCAGAAAGTCCTGAAGCCGATGGTCGCGCGGGACGAAGGCAAGGTGCTAGTCACCGGGTCGGTCGCCGGATATATTCCAGGCGCTTTCCAGGCAGTGTATAACGGCACCAAGGCGTTCGTCGACAGCTTCACGGAGGCGTTGCGAAACGAGATCAAGGACGCGAAGGGCGTGACGCTGACGACCTTGATGCCCGGCCCCGTCGATACCGAATTCTTCGAGCGCGGCGACATGATGGACACATCGGTCGGCACCGATCCGAACAAGAGCGATCCCGCCGACGTGGCGAAGGATGGCTGGGATGCAGTGATGAGCGGCAAACCGTCGGTCTTTTCCGGTTGGAAGACCAAATTGCAGGGTGTTCTGGCCAACGTCACGCCGGGGTCGGTCCTGGCCGAGCAACATCGCAAGATGGCGGAACCGGGCACTGCCGACAGCTGA
- a CDS encoding VOC family protein encodes MRILNILTRHCLTLDRFDDAVSFYEELFEQPARLRFDYPEHDLKLAQIASLLLIGGPQESLARFAATEATFLVDDIAGWEEQLRTLGAVILEPIKTVPTGRNMLVRHRDGMLVEYVEHRDKHPDDHL; translated from the coding sequence ATGCGAATTCTCAACATCCTGACCCGTCATTGCCTGACGCTGGACCGGTTCGATGATGCGGTATCGTTCTACGAGGAACTGTTCGAGCAACCGGCCCGGCTGCGCTTCGATTATCCAGAGCATGATCTGAAACTGGCCCAGATCGCATCCCTGCTGCTGATCGGTGGCCCGCAGGAAAGCCTGGCGAGGTTCGCCGCGACCGAGGCCACTTTCCTGGTCGATGATATCGCCGGATGGGAAGAACAGCTCCGGACACTCGGAGCCGTCATCCTCGAACCGATCAAGACCGTGCCGACGGGTCGCAACATGCTGGTTCGACACCGTGACGGGATGCTGGTGGAATATGTCGAACATCGCGACAAGCATCCCGACGATCATCTGTGA
- the asd gene encoding archaetidylserine decarboxylase (Phosphatidylserine decarboxylase is synthesized as a single chain precursor. Generation of the pyruvoyl active site from a Ser is coupled to cleavage of a Gly-Ser bond between the larger (beta) and smaller (alpha chains). It is an integral membrane protein.), with protein MHRRNRLVRRPLDAQGFKMADRFTVLLQYALPKRHLTNLAGRVARAKAGAMTTRLIRWFVARYGVDMREAANPDIASYASFNDFFTRPLKPGARPLAAADFVCPVDGAISQLGPIDDHHIVQAKGHRFTTTQLIGGDAALAAEFRHGSFANLYLSPRDYHRLHMPCEGRLTRMIYIPGSLFSVNPVTARGVPNLFARNERVVCVFDSPEHGPFVMVLVGATIVGSMATVWHGIVNPVRTGATAEWSYADRNIVLAKGEEMGRFLLGSTIVMLFRPGTIAFDQSWMPERAVRLGECMGDRPA; from the coding sequence GTGCATCGGCGCAATCGGCTGGTACGACGGCCGCTCGACGCTCAAGGGTTCAAGATGGCCGATCGCTTCACCGTCCTGCTGCAATATGCGCTGCCGAAACGGCACCTGACTAATCTGGCCGGTCGTGTCGCACGGGCCAAGGCCGGCGCGATGACGACGCGGCTGATCCGCTGGTTCGTCGCCAGATACGGGGTCGATATGCGCGAAGCCGCGAACCCGGACATCGCCAGCTATGCCAGTTTCAACGACTTCTTCACGCGCCCGCTGAAGCCCGGCGCGCGCCCGTTGGCCGCGGCCGATTTCGTCTGCCCGGTGGATGGCGCGATCAGCCAGCTCGGCCCGATCGACGATCATCACATCGTTCAGGCCAAGGGGCATCGTTTCACCACCACCCAGTTGATCGGCGGCGATGCCGCGCTGGCGGCCGAATTCCGTCACGGCAGCTTCGCGAACCTCTATCTGTCGCCGCGCGATTATCACCGCCTCCACATGCCGTGCGAAGGGAGGCTTACCCGGATGATCTATATTCCCGGCAGCCTGTTCTCGGTGAACCCGGTCACCGCGCGCGGCGTGCCCAATCTGTTCGCACGCAACGAACGCGTAGTGTGCGTGTTCGACAGCCCGGAACACGGTCCGTTCGTGATGGTGCTGGTCGGCGCGACCATCGTCGGCAGCATGGCCACCGTCTGGCACGGTATCGTCAACCCGGTGCGCACGGGTGCGACGGCCGAATGGTCCTACGCCGACCGGAACATCGTTCTGGCAAAGGGCGAGGAGATGGGCCGCTTCCTGCTCGGCTCGACGATCGTGATGCTGTTCCGGCCCGGAACGATCGCGTTCGACCAAAGCTGGATGCCGGAGCGCGCGGTGCGGCTCGGTGAGTGCATGGGCGATCGCCCCGCATGA
- a CDS encoding putative quinol monooxygenase, with protein MTIKIVAFVTVKPGEEDAFIAAARTCVAASRAESGVLHYDLWRETEGDRRFVFNELYSDQAAVAAHMASDHFKAFGLAARGLAAARPEIIATEAVDVAD; from the coding sequence ATGACCATCAAGATCGTCGCCTTCGTCACCGTCAAGCCCGGCGAGGAAGACGCCTTCATCGCGGCGGCCCGCACCTGCGTCGCGGCATCGCGAGCCGAAAGCGGCGTGCTGCATTACGATCTGTGGCGCGAGACCGAGGGCGATCGGCGGTTCGTGTTCAACGAACTCTATTCCGATCAGGCCGCGGTCGCGGCACACATGGCCTCCGACCATTTCAAGGCGTTCGGCCTGGCCGCGCGTGGCCTCGCCGCCGCTCGCCCCGAAATCATCGCGACCGAAGCGGTCGACGTCGCCGACTGA
- a CDS encoding response regulator transcription factor yields the protein MIRVVVAEDQALVLGAIATLLGYETDIEVVGRATDGDEALELVRRLLPDILLSDIEMPKRSGIEVAQEIATEGLATRVVIVTTFGRAGYLRRAQTAGVKGYLLKDSPVEQLAAAIRTVAGGGRAIAPDLAATAWEGDDPLTERERVSLRLAEEGLSNKEIGRRLSLSPGTVRNYLSEAAAKIGANNRVEASRIAREKGWL from the coding sequence ATGATCCGCGTGGTCGTCGCCGAGGATCAGGCGCTCGTGCTCGGCGCGATCGCGACGTTGCTCGGCTATGAGACCGATATCGAGGTCGTCGGGCGCGCGACGGACGGCGACGAGGCGCTGGAACTGGTGCGCCGGCTGCTGCCCGACATCCTGCTGTCGGACATAGAGATGCCGAAACGCTCCGGAATCGAGGTGGCGCAGGAAATCGCGACCGAAGGTCTGGCGACCCGCGTGGTGATCGTCACTACCTTCGGCCGGGCCGGATATCTCCGGCGCGCGCAGACCGCCGGGGTGAAGGGCTATCTGCTCAAGGACAGTCCGGTCGAGCAGCTGGCCGCCGCGATCCGCACTGTCGCGGGCGGCGGACGGGCGATCGCGCCCGATCTTGCCGCGACCGCTTGGGAAGGGGACGATCCGCTGACCGAGCGCGAGCGCGTCTCTCTCCGGCTCGCGGAGGAGGGGCTTTCCAACAAGGAGATCGGGCGCCGGCTGTCGCTCTCGCCGGGAACGGTGCGCAATTACCTGTCCGAAGCCGCCGCCAAGATCGGGGCGAACAACCGGGTCGAGGCCAGCCGCATCGCCAGGGAAAAGGGCTGGCTCTGA
- a CDS encoding sensor histidine kinase, with protein MRRFLNGPLPWLAYLPFYILPWLWVKPTRGGVIASIIGLILFLPLYLSRSRATGRRLFAAACLVMVIAVALAPWGGNWTVFAIYAGSMAGALRPGRFAGWTIFGFALLTVVVGLTLSHPLIWWLPGVLLIGTTGFGVMSREAVLDRNDALLAAQEEVRRLSQTAERERITRDLHDVVGRTLTLVALKSDIAARLAIDDPIAAADEMRSVAGVAREGLGELRAALAGMTGGSLAREAEVSRGALTAAGVSAEFDGDPESVPPQAGAVLAMTLREAVTNVIRHAGARHCRMAISILDGMARLTVEDDGRGGSFTEGTGLAGMRQRLSAAGGSLMLERTTPGTRLAASVPAGAA; from the coding sequence ATGCGGCGCTTCCTCAACGGGCCGCTGCCCTGGCTCGCCTATCTGCCGTTCTACATCCTGCCCTGGCTGTGGGTGAAGCCGACGCGCGGGGGCGTCATCGCCTCGATCATCGGGCTGATACTCTTCCTGCCGCTCTATCTCAGCCGGAGCCGCGCGACCGGACGCAGATTGTTCGCCGCCGCCTGCCTGGTGATGGTCATCGCCGTCGCGCTCGCGCCCTGGGGCGGCAATTGGACGGTGTTCGCGATCTATGCCGGGTCGATGGCCGGCGCCTTGCGTCCGGGCCGGTTCGCCGGATGGACGATCTTCGGTTTCGCGCTGCTGACGGTCGTGGTCGGCCTGACGCTGTCGCACCCCCTGATCTGGTGGCTGCCCGGTGTCCTGCTGATCGGTACGACCGGGTTCGGCGTGATGTCGCGGGAGGCGGTGCTCGACCGCAACGACGCGCTGCTCGCGGCGCAGGAGGAGGTGCGGCGGCTGAGCCAGACGGCGGAGCGCGAGCGCATCACGCGCGACCTGCACGACGTGGTCGGGCGGACATTGACGCTCGTCGCGCTCAAATCCGATATCGCCGCGCGGCTGGCGATCGACGACCCGATCGCCGCCGCCGATGAGATGCGCAGCGTCGCCGGCGTGGCGCGCGAGGGGCTGGGCGAGTTGCGTGCGGCATTGGCGGGGATGACCGGCGGATCGCTCGCACGCGAAGCCGAGGTATCGCGCGGAGCGTTGACGGCGGCGGGAGTGTCGGCCGAGTTCGATGGCGATCCGGAAAGCGTGCCGCCCCAGGCCGGCGCGGTGCTGGCGATGACGCTGCGCGAGGCGGTGACCAACGTCATCCGGCATGCCGGTGCGCGGCATTGCCGCATGGCGATCTCGATCCTCGACGGCATGGCGCGGCTAACGGTCGAGGATGACGGGCGTGGCGGATCGTTCACCGAGGGAACCGGCCTGGCGGGCATGCGCCAGCGGCTCTCGGCGGCGGGCGGAAGCCTGATGCTGGAGCGCACGACGCCGGGTACGCGGCTCGCCGCCTCCGTCCCCGCGGGTGCCGCATGA
- a CDS encoding ABC transporter permease — MSALAHPAGVWRRECVAELRRSWRLPQFMLPSVLTPAAFYALFTLALGKPSPEAAAASLAGYGVFASIGPALFGFGAGVAMEREQGLVELKRVSPMPPAAYVAAKLAAAVAATAAAITLIYALSLVGGVRLAPDRWALLVALHLASTVPYALIGFGIGMRMGGKGAVAMANALFLGSAVVGGLWLPSTLLPAWMRALGEAVPAYHLGQIGRAIVGAPVIGGTVIHVAVVIAMVGVAVVWAWTGWRRSPA, encoded by the coding sequence ATGAGCGCGCTCGCCCATCCCGCCGGCGTGTGGCGCCGCGAATGCGTCGCCGAACTGCGCAGGTCCTGGCGGCTGCCGCAGTTCATGCTGCCCTCGGTGCTGACCCCGGCCGCCTTCTACGCGCTGTTCACGCTCGCCCTCGGCAAGCCGTCGCCCGAGGCCGCGGCGGCCTCGCTTGCCGGTTACGGTGTCTTCGCGTCGATCGGCCCCGCGCTGTTCGGGTTCGGTGCCGGCGTCGCTATGGAACGCGAACAGGGGCTGGTGGAACTCAAGCGCGTCTCGCCGATGCCGCCGGCGGCGTATGTCGCCGCCAAGCTCGCCGCCGCCGTCGCCGCGACCGCCGCCGCGATCACGCTGATCTACGCGCTGTCGCTGGTCGGTGGCGTCAGGCTCGCACCCGACCGCTGGGCATTGCTCGTCGCCCTGCATCTCGCCTCGACCGTGCCGTATGCGCTGATCGGGTTCGGGATCGGTATGCGCATGGGCGGCAAGGGCGCGGTCGCGATGGCCAACGCCTTGTTCCTGGGATCGGCGGTGGTCGGCGGCCTGTGGCTGCCGTCCACGCTGCTCCCCGCCTGGATGCGCGCGCTCGGCGAGGCGGTGCCGGCCTATCATCTCGGCCAGATCGGACGTGCCATCGTCGGTGCGCCCGTCATTGGCGGCACGGTGATTCACGTCGCGGTCGTGATCGCGATGGTCGGAGTGGCGGTCGTCTGGGCCTGGACCGGCTGGCGCCGCAGCCCGGCTTGA
- a CDS encoding ABC transporter ATP-binding protein, producing MEREDLSVVAALVGVSKTLGGNAVLAGLDLNVKAGEVTALLGPNGAGKTTSVSLLTGRLRPDAGSAMLFGLDPIRPAARARMGVMLQAAGLPDVLTIREVVTLQSGYYADSRPIAETLAIAGLADLADRRCGALSGGQARRVQYALAICGRPDLLVLDEPTAAMDREARMALWATVREAADSGAAVLLTSHDLAEADALADRVLVMAKGRVIADNTPTAIRAQVGGSTLRCRTTLSDANLMALPAVRRVERAGAECVVQSGNAVATVRALLGADSALADLRISDASLEDAMSVLLQADRRIAA from the coding sequence ATGGAGCGCGAGGATTTATCGGTCGTGGCGGCGCTGGTCGGGGTGTCCAAGACGCTCGGCGGCAATGCCGTGCTGGCGGGCCTGGACTTGAACGTCAAAGCGGGGGAGGTGACAGCGCTGCTCGGACCGAACGGAGCGGGCAAGACCACCTCGGTCAGCCTGCTGACCGGGCGGCTGCGACCGGACGCCGGCAGTGCTATGCTGTTCGGCCTCGATCCGATCCGGCCGGCGGCCCGCGCGCGGATGGGCGTCATGCTGCAGGCGGCGGGCCTGCCCGACGTGCTGACGATCCGCGAAGTGGTGACGCTGCAGTCGGGCTATTATGCGGATTCCCGGCCGATCGCCGAGACGCTGGCGATCGCGGGCCTCGCCGATCTCGCCGATCGCCGCTGCGGCGCGCTGTCCGGCGGTCAGGCGCGGCGGGTGCAATATGCGCTGGCGATCTGCGGGCGGCCCGATCTGCTGGTGCTCGACGAGCCGACCGCGGCGATGGACCGCGAGGCGCGGATGGCGCTCTGGGCCACGGTGCGCGAGGCGGCGGATTCGGGCGCGGCGGTGCTGCTCACCAGCCACGATCTCGCCGAGGCCGACGCTTTGGCCGATCGCGTGCTCGTGATGGCCAAGGGCCGGGTGATCGCCGACAACACGCCGACGGCGATCCGCGCGCAGGTCGGGGGATCGACGCTGCGCTGCCGCACGACGCTGTCCGATGCCAACCTCATGGCGCTGCCGGCGGTCCGCCGCGTCGAGCGCGCGGGGGCCGAGTGCGTCGTCCAGTCCGGGAACGCCGTCGCCACGGTTCGCGCGCTGCTCGGCGCGGATTCCGCACTTGCTGATCTCAGGATCAGCGACGCGTCGCTGGAGGATGCGATGTCCGTCCTGCTCCAGGCCGATCGGAGGATCGCGGCATGA